Part of the Candidozyma auris chromosome 4, complete sequence genome, tcttgaggaagaggacgaCACCATCTTGGTGGATCCTGGAAGGGCTTCAAgtcttgaaagaagatggaTTAACCGGGTAATCTATGATGAGTGTAAACTCTCACCGGAATTGACAACGATATTCTTTAAGCTTCTCAAGTACATGAATGGGAAAAACTCCCTAGAGCTTTTGTTGCTTAAAGAAAACGTCTCTCGAGTAGAGTTGAGAAAATTACTTTTGGCCATAGAGGACTACATCATTTCAGTCAGGCACTGGTAACGATTAGCTTTTATTTTATTGAACGTCTTCATGCAAAATTATTCTCTTGCGTagcttcaagctcatttccttcaatttcattgAAGAGACTGAAGTGAAGAGGGCGATGCGATTCATGATAGAATGGAAGCGGGATATCAATCACCAAGTCGAATGTACCAGCGGGGTCCCAAACCGGACCAATGAAAGCATAATTCCAAATTTTGTCGTCAGGAACCAAGAATGTGCCTGTTATGCGATCCGACATGATGAGCTGCTTCTTATCACTGAACGTCGGACTGAAGCCTGCTGGAGCATTCGATATCATGTCTTTGTTTGTAGCTCCCCATTCGTAAccctccttcttcaatccGAATGCAGTTAATGTCACCGATCCTGGCGTTAGTGACACAGTCAACGTGATCATACGTGGGTTCCATACATCCTCATTCTGTGAGTAGAATTTAGCAAGAGTGGTGACATCAACGGGACTGAGCATGTCAAGATTATGATTTTGAGTGTGAATCCATcccaaaagctcaaggtCTTTGAGATATTCATGTTGGGATTTGTCGTAGATCATTTTCGGAAACTGAATCGAGTGGGAGTTTCCAAGCTGTGGAACGATGGCTATAGctttgatctccttgatttgATCATTATCAGACGGGGAGGACCCGTATACAAATGCTCCGATCTGAGTTCTGGTATCCGAAATCTGTACAAACTTCTTAAGGATATTCTTTGGCATGACATAAGTGAAACTCTCGTCATCCTCAAAACTTTCAGAAGAGACATATATGTTCTTTGTACGCAGATGTAAATTACCCGCAGCAATGGCTCGACTTTGCCATTCATTTCTGGAGCTAAATGCCAGCTGTTCATAATTAGTAGTGGTAACAGTCGTGATTTCCTCTCCATGCACATTCTGAGTCTTTGTCTTCAAGGCGGtgagttgttgatttgcGTTGGCGCTGTCAGGATCTTCCCTGTTGGCATTCTCAAAGTCCGCAATTTGTTGTCTTCTAGCAGAAGGAGCCTTGATTTCCTGACCCAAGATTAAGTCACGCACCTCTGACTGTGTCAACGATTGTACATTAACATTGTTCTTTTTAGCATAGTCGTTCAAGATCAAATCTCTCAACTGTGTCTCAACGTCAATCCATTGTTCATCTGACAATGATGGCCATATGTGATTACTTTGAGTCACCACGCTAGCATCAGGGCGAAGAATCATATTTGTTCTCTCCTGATTTATACCTAGAGCACGTAAAAGCAAAATGGTCCTCGAGAAAGCTGTGTATGATGATATGCTTTCGAGCCAGTCGTCGTAAAAGTTGAACAACACCATCTGAGGCTCAGTTGCATTCATCACAACATCAGACAATTTGTCAATCTTGAGAGATGCGGCGAAAGGCAATTGAAGTTCTGAGGAACGAATGCTGATATTAGGATGATCTAACATATGCACCTCAAGAGGATCAAGCATTCCCTTCCTACTAGCGATCAACTGCTTTGGTTGTTCTTCTCGAGGCAATGATCTCACTAATGCAGCAACCTCTTCTGCCGTCTTCCATTTCGCCAATTGTCCTAGTCTCTTTTGACCCGCCCACACTGAGACGTGAAtaattttcaaaaacaactGCCCTGTTTTTGGATTGAGAATGAATACAGCACCATTGACGGGTTTTGTCGTCATATTGCCTTCAATTGTTCGGTGAATCGTGACTCTGTAAACGTTGGTATCGTCGATGAAGAGCTGGGTTTCGTCGTTAAACAATTCTCCATAATTTGACGAATTCAACAAAGCAACTTGAGGCTGTGACTGATACAACTGAAGCCCCTTCCTGATACGCTCGCGCAAGACGTAAAGAGCAGGATTGGCCTTCatgatctccttcattgCATTTTGCATAAGTGGCTTTAAGCCGCTAAACCAATTCCCATAAATATCGTAAACATTGTAAGCAAGGTCAACACCTACCATTGCACCCGTTGGGGAGGGGTAACTGCTAGTACTATCGGTCGTGTAGTCCAAGAACTTTGCACGAGTGTATCTAGATATATCATGTGAATCGTAGTCACCAAATCTCAACTGAACGTCTATCCAATACTTTGTAGCGGTGGCACTATCAAGAGAGTCATTTTTATCATGTAATAAAGACGGACGTGAAACATTCCACTTGTAAGTGCTTGTCAAGACAATATCAGCACAAGATGAATTCATCCTGTAAGATTTCCTTGGATGAATTGCCTGCTTCTCCACTGAGTCCACGTGTAAGATCTCGAGCTCCTTGTCAAGTACCTGGCAGATGTCTTGTACCAAACTTTCATGAATTTTTTGCCACAAATGAGCTCTAAAAATTTGAATCAAAGATATCTTCAACGTTGGTATCTTACCATGAAGGAAGATACCCGTTAAATCAAGTTGAACGAGGAAACCAACGTATACATTTGCTCTGTTGATGGTTGGGGACCACCAAAGAGTGAACCGACGGTTAGGAATTTGACTCAATCCCGAACGTTGGGCGttggtcaatttcttgaacttcaagGAATCCTCAAAACCGGAGGCTTTTTCCCAAAACAAACCTTCCCAAGAGTCAAAACCGGTTCCTTTGAACAAGGTATGCTCAAGAATCGTATCAATCCCGCCAAGAGCTTGGATGACATCTGTTCTGTAGGAGGCTAAGTTCCACAACTTACCATCATGATGACTGTTGGTCCACCAAAATGGATTGGCACGGGTCAATGAGAAGCTCTTAAATTCTCTTCGGACACGATGTCCCTTGTCATATGCAAGTGTTTGTCtatctttttgaaacaaAGTACTGATTCTCGGTAAGCCACGATCCCAGCTGGCCTCCATATCTTCGAATGTAATTCTGCGATTTTGCTCCGCAGCTTCTTGCCTCTTGATTGCGTACTCAGCCCAGACCCTTTGAGAATCCAAGAACTCATTCTCCCATGTTGTCATGTACCTAAAAATTGTAGGTAtcattctttcttcttgatgactcATTCCAGCACGGAAATGTGTTATGCCCGTATCAGTTTGCTTCGACCATTTGAGGTCCGAGGCAGGAATCAATATGTGAGAGGCACTCAACATACCAAGTCCTCCCAACTCCTTGGGCGTGTAGAATACAGCTGGAGGGAAACGTGAAGGCATCTTGGAATTCAAACCCATCTTCACTCTGTTCTGGATTTTCGTCTCACACTTAACGAGGACATCAAGGAGCGGTTCCGTAGCAACGATAGCTTCTCTATAGTAGGCAAACAAAGAAATAAGAGCAGTattccattttgcagcaacCTTCGTGAATGTCGCAGACCCAGAGGACATAAGAATTTGTCTAATTCTATTTTGGAATTTGTCAACCTCCTTTTGTGATACCTTAAGATAAGCCTTGGCTGTACGTTCTTTGGTTGTGTGATTGACTAGATCCCACACTCCTTCTTGTGACGACTGATCCTCAGTCATGCGAACCTTAGGTAGTATTCGTACTTCGAATCCACACATggagaaaagcaaattcGGATTCTCCGGAGAGTATACTGAGGCATAGGATTCGGTCCAATCCATCTTAGCAAGAGTGGTAGGAACTCTATTGGATACCTCCCAGAACACGGCCTTCCCCAAATTGACATCTGATCGCATAAGGCGCATTCTGGAGTCTCTTGGCCAACATTTATGGTTATTGTAGCCAATAATGTTGGAATTGTTTGGGTCGGGATTTTCGTCCAAGAAATCAGATACCAAACCCTCAGCATCTTCATTATCGAATCTAAAGAAGATATGAATTTTATCCATATATCTGCAATACATTCTGATCGGATTTGCCTTCTCTGTCTCGACATCCTTGAAACTAAGGAAAGCGTTTGGTTGCTGAACAGGACCGGCAATCTCAGAAGCCCTATCTAAGCCAAGAATCAACAAATCGATCGCCAAACAGTAGTattgaaaaacaaaagaggaaaaatGCAACCCGCGAACCAAACCAAGCTGATTGACGTGATTCATGTCCTTGTAGGACAATGAGACATTATTCTTCGACGTGATATAGTCAGCAATATTGGGATCAACAATCAATCGAAGTAACCTGTTAAGCAATGTGAAGTCAACATTTTCTGCGACTTTTTGAAGCGACGTCTCCAACATGACATTACTTTGTCCATGCGAAGTGTCCCACACGTCCTCCAAATTATTGATGCCTTGACACCATTTGTAAACGAGTAAAGGCGGtatttcatcatcagaagGCTTAACCCAATTTGGGAAGAGCTGCCTTTTCTCCGCCTCGTACCAAAGGTACTGATCCAAGTAGGCATCGGTGATTTTCTCCAATGGATCAACGGTATAGACAGGAGACAAATGATCATAATGATCGACCAATTCCAAACCGACCTCTTTGAAGATTCGCTGAGTCAAAAGGTATTTCTTGATTCGAGCTAGGCATTCATTAGGGTTGTCGTAAGACTGCTCTATCAAAGCAAGTTCCTCCCTTTGAGCTGAGTTAAGTCTTGCATTAGCATTGAAGTTCTCCTTGAGGTTTTCTAGAGCcaaaacaagaagcttcgtGTCATGCTTGTACGAAATTGGAGGGAACGGAATGGGGTTGAACTTTCGACTTTCTAACCACTGTATCATTGTCTGGAAGACAATGACAGCTTGATCGGGAGTGATGTAGGGGCCATCTTTGGAAAATTTTTGTTGTCTCTCCTGTTCGTTCTTTATCCAGAGCCTAGTGAGACGTCCGAGgtttttcttcaccataGACTTTTCAACAGTGGCACCCCGCATGATCTTGTCACGATTGTAATGGGCAATTGAAATCCATCCATctgcttttgctttgaTGTAGTGCTCAATAATCTTCTCAATCGGTTCAGGCAAACCCGGAACTTTCCATGGTATATTTGCCTTCCAACATCTCCATGCTTCACTTAGATGCTGTAAAATTAATGCGGATTTATTCTGTTTTAAACCTTCCGGTATCATATCCAAGATGTCATGCATAACCTGCGCTCTCAACTCTAAATCGTAGTACGAGTCTATTCTCTGCTTTGTGACAGTCTTTGCAACATCGTTACTACGCCTACCTTCAAATTGACGGGCGAGTAAATTACCTAACCACCTCTCCAACATAGGTATTGTGCCCCTGATAAAGGATAACCAGACCCTCCAAGCAGGTTGCCAAAATCCACAACCAGGGCCCTTGCCTATGGATGTGTTAAAATTTGAGTAAACAACATGCTTCAAATCTTTGCAAGCACGTATTTGATGCATAACTTTGTACTTGTAACGGTATATGCCCGTGAGCTGACCAACGTGGTTCAAAGTGTAGTAGATACCATCAGCTAATTGGAAAGCATCCACATTACCTAATCTAAATTGAACATGTGAATCCACGATAATCTTGACAATCCTCAATAGCTCTCGAATGAGGTGGAATGCGTGTCCAAATCTCgactttttcctttcttttgtagtCAACGTCTTGGTGGGCTTAAGATTAAAGTTGTAGTCAAGATGTAGATAAGTTAGACCACGCTTATGCAATAATAAATTAAGCATATTGTGACCTTGTCTGCAAAGTTGAAGACCAGCTTCGACCCAGTCGATGTTAGTTTGCTGAAAATATTTTGTATTTTTCAAACTTTTGAGCAAgctcactttctttctgttCGCCAGTGTCAGTCTCTTGCTAGAACCTGGTGGGTTCCTAAGCTCGTTGTGAACATATCCCTTTAGAAGCTTCTGGTAGGATACGCGTACTTTAATAGGAACGTCTCGTGGAGGTCTCTCCTTGTACCAAGCTTTCACAAGAGCAACATCTTGTGCTCTCACCGTCGCAGAGGAGCGGCGATTGAATGGATAAGGTGCCCACCATAGCTGGAGAGCGTCAGCTGTGTGTGTTGGTTCCAATGGCAAGGGAATATctgcatcttctttttcgtcaTACGTCGATGACATGAGGGGGGCGAATCCCTCTGGTAATTGAATCTCATCGAgatcaaaatcttgaagatcagcTTCAGCCTTTTCGATTGAAAATTTGTGTGGCTCGATCGGATTGTAATCTCTCGAGAAAAAGAACCCAGgtctttctccttcctcAACCTCTTTCTTAGGGATGGTACGAATATTGTCATGGTACCACGGCACCTCAACGTTTTTAACAAATGAGTTATACAAGTATGGGAACGCAACCCTATACTCGGTTTTGACGGGAACTCTGAATATGATTCTATCAATGGCATTAAATTCCGTGAAATCCTCGAGATCTTTATTATTGACTTTGTCTTTGAATAAAGGCTCGAATTTGGGTCCACCCGGGACTACAACATTCAAGCTTTTAGCAGTGAAAAAAGcctccttgttgaagaggtAGTAATAATTTGGATCAGTAACATGCGGTAGAATTGGTCTTGACATGCGGTAGAGAGAAGCCATGGTAGGGATATCCAATTTCCAAAATCTGTACGATTCTCCATTCACACTGCCACCTTCGTTATCCTCGAACGGTCTCTCATCATATAAGATGTCTGCAACGGCCGAGTAGTCTACATTATCATCGGTGTCCAACTGGATAGCCTCAGGAGGAGTGACGTCTTCTAGATTCTCTGACCAGTCAATTGGAggctcatcatcatcaaaggGGGGAAACCGCATTCTTTTGAAGCGCCTTCTGTCTCGCTTCTCTCGTCTCATCATTGTCCATGCAGCAGCCCACTGGGCGGTGTACACAGGCTCTATAACTCTGGGGACTTCATCCACGAACGTAATGGCGCCTGTTATATGGTAAAGTACAGAAACTTCCTTTTCTTGCTCCCACGGTTGGGGCATGTTTTCTAGAAGCTTAAGAATCGCGTGAGGCATATACTTCAACGAGCCCAAATGGGACCTCTTATCCAGAGCAACTTTCTTTGAGGATAGGTCTCCGTGATCAAGCATAATCTTTCGTAGATGCTCAGGTGGcatttgagctttttgggGTCTCACAATTCCtcccttctttttggtggaGGTGCTATCTCTGAACTTGAGTTTCTGGTGTTGAAGCCAGTCTCTCTTTCTGACTTCAAGCTGCTCTTTATTTGAGGTGGTCAGAGAAAAATTCACCTTTTGTATCTTTCGTGGCCGCTCCTCCGCAATTGGTGGAGGAGGCGGAGGCCTTGATGCTGCTGGAGGCGGTCTGGGAGGTCCATTTCGTATACTTGCTGGAGGCGGAGGCGGAGGGGGCGGGGCACGTGCCGAATTCCCATTCCTACCACCTCTGCCTGGCGGAGGAGGGGGCGGAGGGGGTGCTTTTGGAGGCATAGCGGGCTGTAAGCAAGTTGTTTTAGTGTACTTACTATTATCGTTAGTAGTGGTATCTGAGATGCTCATCTACTAttggtgcacgggtgtcAGAGCGGGACAACCAAATGTCGAGAGAAATGCTACAATCTGTTATAGACCTCGAGGGTAATATGCATGCCACATCATCTGCATCAAAGTGGAGTCTCCCTTTAAATAAAATCGCTTGTCTCAACTTGATTATGAGATAGACTCCCATAGCAAGAGCAAATGAATAACGTTTAGTATAACCCATGAGCATATTTGGATCGATTCCTAAGTTTTGGTGTTATCAATGTCTCTGctttgcagccaaggcCTCAGGCAGAGCGCCTATTCTCGAACTTGTTTTATAGATGGTGACACCCCTTATCATCGAAGAGAACTCACAATCCCATTCTATCTTACCCATGAGAAGGACTATTCGATATGGATCTATAAGCTTATCAAAGAGATCAGTAAAGTTGTTGGCTACAACAACAGACATTTTTTCGTGAAGAATCTTAAGAATGAAGAGTTGGCCCTTGAGTTTATCAAGGATCTCTCTGAGGAGCCACAAAACCTACTCAATAATATGAAAGGAATGGCAATCGAAGTGGTAATTAAGGGTGTCGACTCAAACTTTTGCGGGGGTGTTAGTGACATGTTGGACATTTTCAGATATTCCGTTATAATTGTACCAAGTTTCGTGGGGaagattttgttgattaCCTTTCCGCTTGGTCGACGAAGCTCATCAAACTTATATCCAACCACACCACAGACTCAGAAGCATACTTTGAACTTTTGACATGTAATGGGTTTCTGAATGATGAAGTCGTTATTATGATGCTGATCAGCCTCGAGAAGTATTGTCCCAAAGGAGTTGTTAAGAATACTTTAAACAGTTGGGCGTTACAGAAGTCGATAGGgtcatcaaagtcaacgGAGAGAACCATCTGAATTTTCTTACAATGAAACCTTCGAATCTTAATACCTCATCGTGGTAACCCCACGAAATATCTATGACTTCCTTAGTCTCAACATCATAGATACCTAGCAAAGCGGTTTTTCGAACGTATCTACATCATGCTGTTTACCTGGCTTTGCTGCGTCATTTTCACATCAGGCTCTGGGCTGCAGACTGAAAATTATACTTTGCGGTTACCATATTCGGTCCATTTCAAGTTCTCGACAACTCTTCTCTCGGCTACACGACCATTGACGAAGACTTCAAGCATAAGGTCATGGGGAAGGAAGGGCCTGGTCTTCTGACTGATAAAATTACTAATAAGCCGAAGGCTTAATGTCCACGTGAACTTGAACTCAAGGATGATAATCACAAGAGATGAGCACAAAGATGGCAAGAAGGGTAAGAACCTGGGTGCGGGTTGTCATAATAACGAACACCCAAAGGCCGGCCCAGTATTTCTGTTGTTTTTTCTATGTAGACTAAGTCAAAATCTGTTAAGTAAAGTCTTTACTAATGCTCATGTTAATGGATGATTTACCCATGTCAAGGACTGCTTAGTAGTGCTGTGGACCACACGaacttttcgcagccattataTCACAGAGTCGCTCCCTGGTAATCACAATAACTCGCCaaggaaaaaaatatgGGTTATTGAGCAATTTGAGTGAGTTGAAATTAACAACGTGTGTCAATAATTCAAAGTGGGCGAACATGACGGCTGATTCTTTTATCCTCTCTATCGTCACTAAGAAACTACGAGTACTGAGGGATCCGCGAAACGAGATCACATTCACTTCGCTACTCGCTCACACTACCACATCCTACCCTTTGACCCCAGATGGTCGACAATACGCCAGACTCCCTCAACCCGTCCAACAGCTTTCTAGGAGCCATCCGAGACGCCATAGCTGAACAGTCACAGTATGCTGACGACCACCTGATCACATGGGATCGCTTCGGATCGTTATCGGCTTATGTGTGCTCCTTCTACGGGTTCTCCACGATGTTCCTTGCGTTTATCCTTAATCGTACGGCAATCTTTGCCACGGCTCGTTCAAGCAACTGGCCAGGACTCAGATTGGCCCGCAGTCGGAGCGCCAATTCCCGCTCTCAGTGGCTTTTCACGATCACTACCACTTTCCTCAGGCTCTCTGCCGCTGCTGCGTTGCTTTACGCGATGAAAAATGTGCTTGTGACGCTAAAGATTATCAAGGATAATGCTCAGGACCCTGACCTGCTTCCACTTTTGATCCGGCTCATTCCTAGTGACTGGCTTCAGTACGACCCGGTGAAATACGCTACCGACCGATATATGAGTATGCCCAGAACAGAAGTACGCTTTGGTCCGACATCAGATATGCTTTGGCCCGTGTACTTAGCTGCAAGCTACCTGGAGTTTATCGAGGTGTTCGTCTCGGCGATCTCCGGGAAAACTCCGAAAGTGGGCAGAGCGATCACCATTCTTGAGCTCTCTGTGTCTCTTCAAGAGGTGAGCTCCGGGTTGAGCTTTCTCAGGAAGTATAACACAGCAAAGAGACCCACAGAGCaagtgttgatggtgtGCATGTTTCTGTTGGCAGaccaccttcttttccactTCGGGACCCTCTTGTACGGCAGGAGGTACCGTTTGATCCCCCTGTCGATAATTAGCATCATGTTCCTCAGCTACCACTTGCGCTGCTTAAGGAACGGTTCATGGATCAATTTTCCCGCTGTGATCATTTCAGCTTACACTTCGCTACTATTCTTGTGGGCGGTGATTATCCTGTGTGCATTGatcttccttcttgctATCATTGCCAAGGGATCCAAGTATGAGGAACTCCAGTTTGCCAGTTACTTTTCTACCTCCGAAGAAGGCAACGAGTTTTTCTCGAAGCACATTGGTTGTTCTCTTGACGATGACTTTTTCCTGTTCTCTCTGAAATTGAGTTTATTTGCAATCACGCTGGCCGGCAGATCAAGTTACATTACAGAGTATAATTACGTCACGGGTTCTCAGAGCACCTGGATCGAGCAGTCTTTGGCAGATAAATTGTCATCTATCTTTGGCGCTGGTAGCCTTAGTAGAGATGCCGATTCGGTGAAAAGCGGGAAGATTCTTGCATACCTCAAGGCGAACCGAATGTCAGGATACGGGAATCTCGTAGACAGGCCACCTCTTCGTCTCATCTCGATGGCAAGAGACGAAaagttcaacttcaaattACAAGGGGCTTGGAAACAA contains:
- a CDS encoding putative ubiquitin-protein ligase — its product is MVDNTPDSLNPSNSFLGAIRDAIAEQSQYADDHSITWDRFGSLSAYVCSFYGFSTMFLAFILNRTAIFATARSSNWPGLRLARSRSANSRSQWLFTITTTFLRLSAAAALLYAMKNVLVTLKIIKDNAQDPDSLPLLIRLIPSDWLQYDPVKYATDRYMSMPRTEVRFGPTSDMLWPVYLAASYSEFIEVFVSAISGKTPKVGRAITILELSVSLQEVSSGLSFLRKYNTAKRPTEQVLMVCMFSLADHLLFHFGTLLYGRRYRLIPSSIISIMFLSYHLRCLRNGSWINFPAVIISAYTSLLFLWAVIISCALIFLLAIIAKGSKYEELQFASYFSTSEEGNEFFSKHIGCSLDDDFFSFSSKLSLFAITSAGRSSYITEYNYVTGSQSTWIEQSLADKLSSIFGAGSLSRDADSVKSGKILAYLKANRMSGYGNLVDRPPLRLISMARDEKFNFKLQGAWKQRYHYFRESIVRLYQLVSALISSFTFQLIPNLFRKYILRRPVSLWGSDHETEEEYRQRQSRAPKFVQQFIKKREPKQSSGSKFNINDLQDDDIAAQYSTLLQSVEFNEEDESPDYVIEDHESEYETDSEAESIDLTHGQIIPGRTPLQATAVTSALGELMTAENLLEMLQEDPDLLMQHLNYDSAKEGIMTRSRYRARNRKGFHEAEELLDLLLTKRAREERKNTRSGQDGGDDDDEDLLDARLACVVCQVNIREIITWPCKCFAICESCRLSLMAKNMEGCVCCRRDVEGVSRVYLP
- the PRP8 gene encoding U4/U6-U5 snRNP complex subunit PRP8 gives rise to the protein MPPKAPPPPPPPPGRGGRNGNSARAPPPPPPPPASIRNGPPRPPPAASRPPPPPPIAEERPRKIQKVNFSSTTSNKEQLEVRKRDWLQHQKLKFRDSTSTKKKGGIVRPQKAQMPPEHLRKIMLDHGDLSSKKVASDKRSHLGSLKYMPHAILKLLENMPQPWEQEKEVSVLYHITGAITFVDEVPRVIEPVYTAQWAAAWTMMRREKRDRRRFKRMRFPPFDDDEPPIDWSENLEDVTPPEAIQLDTDDNVDYSAVADILYDERPFEDNEGGSVNGESYRFWKLDIPTMASLYRMSRPILPHVTDPNYYYLFNKEAFFTAKSLNVVVPGGPKFEPLFKDKVNNKDLEDFTEFNAIDRIIFRVPVKTEYRVAFPYLYNSFVKNVEVPWYHDNIRTIPKKEVEEGERPGFFFSRDYNPIEPHKFSIEKAEADLQDFDLDEIQLPEGFAPLMSSTYDEKEDADIPLPLEPTHTADALQLWWAPYPFNRRSSATVRAQDVALVKAWYKERPPRDVPIKVRVSYQKLLKGYVHNELRNPPGSSKRSTSANRKKVSLLKSLKNTKYFQQTNIDWVEAGLQLCRQGHNMLNLLLHKRGLTYLHLDYNFNLKPTKTLTTKERKKSRFGHAFHLIRELLRIVKIIVDSHVQFRLGNVDAFQLADGIYYTLNHVGQLTGIYRYKYKVMHQIRACKDLKHVVYSNFNTSIGKGPGCGFWQPAWRVWLSFIRGTIPMLERWLGNLLARQFEGRRSNDVAKTVTKQRIDSYYDLELRAQVMHDILDMIPEGLKQNKSALILQHLSEAWRCWKANIPWKVPGLPEPIEKIIEHYIKAKADGWISIAHYNRDKIMRGATVEKSMVKKNLGRLTRLWIKNEQERQQKFSKDGPYITPDQAVIVFQTMIQWLESRKFNPIPFPPISYKHDTKLLVLALENLKENFNANARLNSAQREELALIEQSYDNPNECLARIKKYLLTQRIFKEVGLELVDHYDHLSPVYTVDPLEKITDAYLDQYLWYEAEKRQLFPNWVKPSDDEIPPLLVYKWCQGINNLEDVWDTSHGQSNVMLETSLQKVAENVDFTLLNRLLRLIVDPNIADYITSKNNVSLSYKDMNHVNQLGLVRGLHFSSFVFQYYCLAIDLLILGLDRASEIAGPVQQPNAFLSFKDVETEKANPIRMYCRYMDKIHIFFRFDNEDAEGLVSDFLDENPDPNNSNIIGYNNHKCWPRDSRMRLMRSDVNLGKAVFWEVSNRVPTTLAKMDWTESYASVYSPENPNLLFSMCGFEVRILPKVRMTEDQSSQEGVWDLVNHTTKERTAKAYLKVSQKEVDKFQNRIRQILMSSGSATFTKVAAKWNTALISLFAYYREAIVATEPLLDVLVKCETKIQNRVKMGLNSKMPSRFPPAVFYTPKELGGLGMLSASHILIPASDLKWSKQTDTGITHFRAGMSHQEERMIPTIFRYMTTWENEFLDSQRVWAEYAIKRQEAAEQNRRITFEDMEASWDRGLPRISTLFQKDRQTLAYDKGHRVRREFKSFSLTRANPFWWTNSHHDGKLWNLASYRTDVIQALGGIDTILEHTLFKGTGFDSWEGLFWEKASGFEDSLKFKKLTNAQRSGLSQIPNRRFTLWWSPTINRANVYVGFLVQLDLTGIFLHGKIPTLKISLIQIFRAHLWQKIHESLVQDICQVLDKELEILHVDSVEKQAIHPRKSYRMNSSCADIVLTSTYKWNVSRPSLLHDKNDSLDSATATKYWIDVQLRFGDYDSHDISRYTRAKFLDYTTDSTSSYPSPTGAMVGVDLAYNVYDIYGNWFSGLKPLMQNAMKEIMKANPALYVLRERIRKGLQLYQSQPQVALLNSSNYGELFNDETQLFIDDTNVYRVTIHRTIEGNMTTKPVNGAVFILNPKTGQLFLKIIHVSVWAGQKRLGQLAKWKTAEEVAALVRSLPREEQPKQLIASRKGMLDPLEVHMLDHPNISIRSSELQLPFAASLKIDKLSDVVMNATEPQMVLFNFYDDWLESISSYTAFSRTILLLRALGINQERTNMILRPDASVVTQSNHIWPSLSDEQWIDVETQLRDLILNDYAKKNNVNVQSLTQSEVRDLILGQEIKAPSARRQQIADFENANREDPDSANANQQLTALKTKTQNVHGEEITTVTTTNYEQSAFSSRNEWQSRAIAAGNLHSRTKNIYVSSESFEDDESFTYVMPKNILKKFVQISDTRTQIGAFVYGSSPSDNDQIKEIKAIAIVPQLGNSHSIQFPKMIYDKSQHEYLKDLELLGWIHTQNHNLDMLSPVDVTTLAKFYSQNEDVWNPRMITLTVSLTPGSVTLTAFGLKKEGYEWGATNKDMISNAPAGFSPTFSDKKQLIMSDRITGTFLVPDDKIWNYAFIGPVWDPAGTFDLVIDIPLPFYHESHRPLHFSLFNEIEGNELEATQENNFA